The following proteins come from a genomic window of Solidesulfovibrio sp.:
- a CDS encoding peptidase domain-containing ABC transporter yields the protein MGRLPPAALDDFVVIARHHGLATSTADLVARHGLAGRQLTLATVLRLAGTLGLAAGRRTVPAKGLLELGEAYPALAVRKDGGTAVLSGMRTLPGGERELVLYDREAAATGNPFVFVPEHEVAARFTGEVALFRKKKVEATDARRFSLAWFWPQVAREKRIFLEIAGIAFFMHGLAFAVPLYFQNVVDKVLAHHTLSTLNVLGVGVVAAILFEGALRYLREYLLRFATTKIDLRLAMETFAHMIKLPLPFFERSFAGVIIKHMQQTDQVREFLTGNLLNTLLDASSLIVFLPVLYLYSPRLTLIVLAFAVVTAGAIGLLVGPFHRRLMSLYAAEGERQALLVETIHGVGTIKCLALEGTRQRRWEEGSASAVTRNFDVRKMSALGNALVKTLERLMTVAVIWVGARGVFDNTLTMGELIAFQMLSQSVTMPLIRIVELIHEYQKVHLAVAMLGEVMNRKPEAGLVRGGARPEIAGELVVTDARFAYNPGDAPALDGVSLRLVPGEVLGVVGRSGSGKTTLTRLIQGLYPLSGGRISFDGVPIADLDIVHLRQNIGVVLQENFIFHGTVRDNIAMTRPGADLDAVRQAARLAGADEFIERLPLGYETLLEENGANLSGGQKQRLAIARALLKDPRIMIFDEATSALDPESEARIQENLDGIAKGRTTIIVAHRLSTLRNADRIMVLDQGKVVDVGPHAELLDRCEIYRTLWERQTKGMR from the coding sequence GTTGACCCTGGCCACGGTCCTGCGCCTGGCCGGGACGCTCGGCCTGGCCGCCGGGCGCCGCACCGTGCCGGCCAAGGGCCTGCTGGAACTCGGCGAGGCCTATCCGGCCCTGGCCGTGCGCAAGGACGGCGGCACGGCCGTGCTCTCGGGCATGCGTACCCTGCCCGGCGGCGAGCGCGAGCTCGTGCTCTACGACCGGGAGGCCGCCGCCACGGGCAACCCCTTCGTCTTCGTGCCCGAGCACGAGGTCGCCGCCCGCTTCACCGGCGAGGTGGCCCTTTTCCGCAAGAAAAAGGTCGAGGCCACCGACGCCCGGCGCTTCAGCCTGGCCTGGTTCTGGCCCCAGGTGGCCCGGGAGAAGCGCATCTTCCTCGAGATCGCCGGCATCGCCTTTTTCATGCACGGCCTGGCTTTCGCCGTGCCGCTGTATTTCCAGAACGTCGTGGACAAGGTGCTCGCCCACCACACCCTCTCCACGCTCAACGTCCTGGGCGTGGGCGTGGTGGCGGCCATCCTGTTCGAGGGGGCGCTACGCTACCTGCGCGAATACCTGCTGCGCTTCGCCACCACCAAGATCGACCTGCGCCTGGCCATGGAAACCTTCGCCCACATGATCAAGCTGCCGCTGCCCTTTTTCGAGCGCAGCTTCGCCGGCGTCATCATCAAGCACATGCAGCAGACCGACCAGGTGCGGGAATTCCTCACGGGCAACCTCCTAAACACCCTCCTCGACGCCTCCTCGCTCATCGTCTTCCTGCCCGTGCTCTACCTGTACAGCCCCAGGCTCACCCTGATCGTGCTGGCCTTCGCCGTGGTCACGGCCGGGGCCATCGGCCTGCTCGTCGGCCCCTTCCACAGGCGGCTCATGTCCCTCTACGCCGCCGAGGGCGAGCGGCAGGCCCTGCTCGTCGAGACCATCCACGGCGTGGGCACCATCAAGTGCCTGGCCCTGGAGGGCACGCGGCAGCGCCGCTGGGAGGAGGGCTCGGCCTCGGCCGTTACCCGCAACTTCGACGTGCGCAAGATGTCGGCGCTGGGCAACGCCCTGGTCAAGACCCTGGAGCGGCTCATGACCGTGGCCGTCATCTGGGTGGGCGCCCGGGGCGTGTTCGACAACACCCTGACCATGGGCGAACTGATCGCCTTCCAGATGCTGTCCCAGTCCGTGACCATGCCGCTGATCCGCATCGTGGAGCTCATCCACGAATACCAGAAGGTGCACCTGGCCGTGGCCATGCTCGGCGAGGTCATGAACCGCAAGCCCGAGGCCGGGCTGGTGCGCGGCGGGGCGCGGCCGGAAATCGCCGGCGAGCTGGTCGTGACCGATGCCCGTTTCGCCTACAACCCCGGCGACGCCCCGGCGCTGGACGGCGTGTCCCTGCGCCTGGTGCCCGGCGAGGTCCTGGGCGTGGTCGGCCGCAGCGGCTCGGGCAAGACCACGCTGACCCGGCTCATCCAGGGCCTCTATCCCCTTTCCGGCGGGCGCATCAGCTTCGACGGCGTGCCCATCGCCGACCTGGACATCGTGCACCTGCGCCAGAATATCGGCGTGGTCCTCCAGGAGAATTTCATCTTCCACGGCACGGTGCGCGACAACATCGCCATGACCAGGCCCGGGGCCGACCTGGACGCGGTGCGCCAGGCGGCCAGGCTGGCCGGGGCCGACGAGTTCATCGAGCGGCTGCCGCTGGGCTACGAGACCCTGCTCGAGGAAAACGGCGCCAACCTCTCCGGCGGCCAGAAGCAGCGCCTGGCCATCGCCCGGGCCCTGCTCAAGGACCCGCGCATCATGATCTTCGACGAGGCAACAAGCGCCCTGGACCCGGAAAGCGAGGCCCGCATCCAGGAAAACCTCGACGGCATCGCCAAGGGCCGCACCACCATCATCGTGGCCCACCGGCTCTCGACCCTGCGCAACGCCGACCGGATCATGGTCCTCGACCAGGGCAAGGTGGTGGACGTGGGCCCCCACGCCGAACTGCTCGATCGCTGCGAGATCTACCGCACCCTCTGGGAGCGCCAGACCAAGGGGATGCGCTGA